The Streptomyces sp. ICC1 DNA window GACGGGGCGACGGCCCTGGAGCGGGTGGCCGTCTACGACTACGACGCCGTGGTCCTCGACCGTGATCTGCCCGGGGTCCACGGGGACGAGGTGTGCCGCCGGATCGTCGCGATGCGGCTCGGGTGCCGGGTGCTGATGCTGACCGCCGCCGGGCGCCTCGGCGACAAGGTCGAGGGCCTGGGGCTGGGCGCCGACGACTACCTCGCCAAGCCTTTCGACTTTCCCGAACTGGTCGCCCGGCTCAGGGCCCTGTACCGGCGCAGCCCGATGGTGCACGCGCCGGTCCTCGCCTTCGCCGACATCGAATTCGACACCCACCGCCAGCGGGTCACGCGCGCGGGCACCGAGATCCGGCTCACCCGCAAGGAACTGGCCGTACTGGAACTGCTGATGCGCGCCGAGGGCGGTGTGCTCAGCGCCCAGTACCTCCTCGACAAGGCCTGGGACGCACACACCGACCCCCTCACCAACGCGGCCCGGCTCGTCGTGCACACCCTGCGCAAGAAGCTCGGCGAACCGCAGCTGGTGCACACCGCGATCAGCTCCGGCTACTACCTGGGCACCGAGTGAGGCGGCCGCCGGCGCGCGAGCCCGGACGGCGGTCGCTGAGCATCCACGGCCGGCTCTTCCTCGGTTTCGCGGGCGCGCTCGGCGTGTGCGGCGCGCTCATGGTCACGATCATCTACGTCGGCATGCGCTTCGTCCCGACCTACGACCTCACCCGCACGGTGGAGGTCCCCGCCGGTTCCGTGCCGCCGCGGGCCTGCACCCCGCCCGGGGCCACGCCCCTCACCGGCCCGGGGGACATCGCCTGCCCGACGCCCACCGAGGGCCAGAAAGCCGATGGCCGGCAGACCGATGGCCAGAAAGCCGATCTCCTGAAAGCCGATGGCCTGAAAACCGGCACCCCGGCGGACATCACCACGAAGGAGGAGGTGTGGTCCACCGTCCTCACCTTCTCCGTCGGCGGGGTGCTCCTGGTGATGGCCCTCGGACTCGGCGCCGGCTGGATCCTCTCCAAACGCCTGCTCGCCCCGCTGCACACCATCAGCGAGGCCGCGGCACGGGCCGCGAACGGCAATCTGCGGGACCGCATCAACGCCGAGGGGCCCGCGGACGAGCTCAAGCAGCTGGCCGACACCTTCGACGGCATGCTGGCCCGCCTGGAGGAGTCCTTCGCCGCGCACCAGCGGTTCGCCGCGAACGCCTCGCACGAGCTGCTCACCCCGCTGGCCACCACCCGGACCCTGCTCCAGGTCGCGGGCGATGACCCCACGGGCGAGGAGTTCGCGGAACTGGTCCCGATGCTGTGGGAGACCAACGAGCGCAACATCCACGTCGTACGGGCCTTGCTCGACCTGGCCACCGCGGACCGGACGGCACCCTTCGACCCCGCTCCGGTGGACCTCGCCGCGCTCGCGGTCCGGGTCGTCGCCGAACGGGTCGAGCGGGCGGCCGCGTACGACATCCGTCTCGACACGGAGATCGAGGCGGGCTGCGAGGTCACCGGAAGCGCCACGCTGCTGCGGCAGCTGCTGCTGAACCTGCTCGACAACGCCCTCACCCACAACGTCGCCGGGGGCTCAGTGCAGCTGGCCGTCCACCGGGAGGAGGGCGTGGTGGTCGAGGTCGACAACACCGGCCCGCAGGTGGACGAGGACATCGTGGACCGGCTCTTCGAGCCCTTCTACCGGGCCCGGTCCCGGGTCAGCAGCGACCGCACGGGACACGGGCTCGGCCTCGCGATCGTCCAGTCGATCGTCACGGCCCACCACGGCACGGTCACCGCCACGGCGAACCCGGGCGGCGGACTCACCGCCCGGATCGAGCTGCCGCCCGCGGATCAGCCGCAGCGGATCGGCCCGGTGTCGAGGCTGTAGGTCACTCCGCCCCGGACCAGCGAGCCGCTCACCCTGATGCATTGGCCCGTCGAGTCGAACCAGGTGTTCAGCGGCCCGGCGAAGTAGTGGTAGTTGGCCGGGTGCTCCTTCGGCGGGTCGATGGAGTAGTCGCCGCCCTCGTCGAGGAGCACCAGGGTGATGCGCGAGGCGAGGCCGTCGTAGGGGCTGGACCAGAACTTCACGCAGTTCTGCTTGGTCGAACCGTTCCAGTAGGTACGTGCGTAGCCGCCCCCGTTGCGCCCCGCCGGACTCTTGGCCCAATAGGTGCGGCCGTCCCAGCTGCCCGTGCACTCCGCGGCGGCGGGGGCCGCGGCCGGCGCCGCCTGGGCGGTGGGGGAAGCAATCAGACCGAGGAGCAGCGCCATCACACCGACGCCCCACACCTGTGGCTTGCGTAACCGCTTCGTGAATCGCTTCATCCGCATCTCCTGGTGATCCGATGCCGTTGACCCGTTTCGTCCGGGCCGTGCTCGGTACGCTCCGCCCCTTGTGGACCCGGCGCCCGACGTTTCACGAAATCTCCACCGGAAGGAAACCGACCGGCTCCGGGGACGGCGCGTGCCTGGCCCGGTGAGGTGAACCTGTACCTCGGATGGCGGCGGGGACGAGCGGCAGCAGTGGCAGCCGGCCCGGGCGCACCCGAGACTCGCTGTCGGGGACGAGCGCGAGCGAAGGGCAGCAGCCAATGCCGCAAGCCGAGGAGGAAGGCGTCACCGCACGCCCGGGCGGTACGGTGGATCGCCATCCGAGCCGAGCCGGACACCTGCGGACCGCGATCAGGCGGACCCATCTGGTACCGGCGTTCTTGGTGCTCACGGTCATGACGGTGGCCCTGTGGCTCATGGGCATGCCGTTCCTCCAGGCCCTGACGATCTCGACCGGCGTGAAGATCGCGGTGGCCCTGCTCGTACTCCGGCGCCGGCCCGACCCCGCATCCGACCCTCGCGAGAACTGCCGCTGCAGCTGCGGCGGATAATCGTGCGACTCCGCCCCGGGGGCTGTGGCAGCCTGCGGAGATGCCAGAGCCGCGCGTTCACACGAGCCACCCCCACGCCCCGCGGCGGGGGATCATCACGATGGAGAGCATGGACGGAGCGACCGCCGTGCAGGCCCGGGACGCGTTCGAGCTGATCTACGCCGAAGCGTTCGCGGAGCCTCCGTACGACGAGACCGCGGACGACGTCGCCGCCGCCTTCCGCCGCTTCCCCGTACAGGCGCGCAAGCGCGCCTTTCGCGCGGCCTTGGCCCGGACCGAGGGCGGCGAGCCGATCGGCATGGCGTACGGCTTTCCGCTCGCGCCCGACACGGTGTGGTGGGACGAGCTGACCGGGCCCGTGCCCGACGACGTGCGGCGCGAGGACGGGCACCGCACCTTCGGGCTCATGGAACTCGCCGTGCGCGGACCGTGGCGCGGACAGGGTGTCGCGCGGCGTCTGCACGAGACGCTGCTCGACGGCATCGGAGCCGAGCGGGTGCTGCTGAACGTCAACCCGGCGAGCGAGGTGGCGTCCGCCGCCTACCGGGCGTGGGGTTACCTCAAGATCGGCGAGGCGCGGCCACGGGGCGAGGGGGCGGACGTCCTCGACGTGATGCTGCTCGGTCTGCGCTGAAGGCTGAAGGCGGCCTCTGAACCTCGTGCGCCGGTCGGCCGGGCGGGGGTGACGGTTCGTCCACATGTGCCCGTGGGGGCGGGGGCGCGCCCCGACCTATAGTTACGCGCTGTCCGCCACTGGCCGGGCAAGTCGGCTGTGCCTGGTCGTGGTTGGTGGTTGGTGGTTGGTGGTTGGTGGTTGGTGGTTGGTGGTTCGGTTCCGTCACGAGGGAGGCCGGTCATGGCCAGCGCGTTTCAGGAGCGCAAGCTCAGGGGGATGTTCGCCGCGTTCGACGCGGACGGCGACGGCTACCTGCGCGAGGAGGACTTCACGGCACTCGTCGACCGCTGGAGCCGGCTGCCGGGAGTGGGTCCCGGGACCGAGCTGCGCGTGCGGGTGGAGGCGCTGCTGATGGGCTGGTGGGCGGCACTCCTCGAAGCGGGGGACGCGAACGGGGACGGGGCCGTCGACATGGGCGAGCTGCTCTCCCTCGTCGACAGGCTGCCCGCGATGGTCGCGGAGGTCACCGCGACCGCCGACACCGTGTTCGCCGCCGTGGACTCCAACGGCGACGGCCGCATCTCCCCGGAGGAACACCTCCGGCTCGTCGAGACCTGGAACGGACAGCCCGCGGACATGGTGGGCGTCTTCGAACTGCTCGACCTGAACGGCGACGGGCACCTCAGCCGTGAGGAGTTCGCCCTGCTGTGGCGGCAGTTCTGGATGAGCGACGACCCGGCGGAACCGGGCAACTGGCTGTGCGGCCGGTTCCCCTGGTAGGAAGTGCCGTCGCTTTCGCGCTGAGCCGCCCCTGCCCCTGACACCGCCACCGCCACCGCCACCGCCACCGCCACCGCCAGGATGCTTCGGGGTCGGGCATCATGTCTGGGTTCCCAACAGCGGGGGCAAGGGCGGAAGGCATGCGCATGGTGCAGTGGCGGTTACTCAGTTCCGGTGTCAAGCCCGTGCCGTACGCCGTCGCCGCCCCTTCCGTGTGGGCGGTCGCCGGTGTCGCGGCGCTCGTCCTGGTCACCGCGCTGAACTACCTCAACGGCCAGGGCGACCCGGCGATCGATCTGCTCGTGCTGTCGGGCCTCGCCGCCGCGTTGCGCACCGGAGCCCGGCTCATCGCGGCGCCGGGTACCGCCCTGGTCTGCTGGCTCATCCTCAACGGCTTCGCCACCCCGCCCATGGGCGAGTTGACGTGGGCGACGGGCTACGACCTGGGCCGCCTCGGATGCCTTCTGGCGGCGGCGAGCACGGGAACCGTCATCGGTCGCATCGCCGCCGCCCGTGCCGCTTACCGGAGCCTGACGCCGGAAGACCTCGCCGGTCCCTGACCTCCGGCGGCCCGGGCCGTGCCGAGGCCGTGCCCAGGCCGTGCCCAGGCCGTGCCCAGGCCGTGCCCAGGCCGTCTCCCTTCAGGTGCGGCCCACCGCGTCCTGGTCCTCGACCGACTCCGGTGACTTCGCGGGCGCCGGTATCCCGCCCAGGGAGGGGGCTTTGGCGGTCCGCCGGCTGGTGAACCAGACGGCGAGGGGTTCGGTGTAGCGGGCGGTGAGGGGGCCCGCGACGACGAGGATCAGGACGTAGGCGGTGGCCAGCGGGCCGAGCGCGGGTTCGATGCCGGAGGTGACGGCGAGGCCGGCGATGACGATGGAGAACTCGCCGCGGGCGACGAGGGCACCGCCGGCCCGCCACCGCCCGTTCCT harbors:
- a CDS encoding response regulator transcription factor, whose product is MRVLVVEDEQYMARALEMGLRREAIAVDVVHDGATALERVAVYDYDAVVLDRDLPGVHGDEVCRRIVAMRLGCRVLMLTAAGRLGDKVEGLGLGADDYLAKPFDFPELVARLRALYRRSPMVHAPVLAFADIEFDTHRQRVTRAGTEIRLTRKELAVLELLMRAEGGVLSAQYLLDKAWDAHTDPLTNAARLVVHTLRKKLGEPQLVHTAISSGYYLGTE
- a CDS encoding HAMP domain-containing sensor histidine kinase → MRRPPAREPGRRSLSIHGRLFLGFAGALGVCGALMVTIIYVGMRFVPTYDLTRTVEVPAGSVPPRACTPPGATPLTGPGDIACPTPTEGQKADGRQTDGQKADLLKADGLKTGTPADITTKEEVWSTVLTFSVGGVLLVMALGLGAGWILSKRLLAPLHTISEAAARAANGNLRDRINAEGPADELKQLADTFDGMLARLEESFAAHQRFAANASHELLTPLATTRTLLQVAGDDPTGEEFAELVPMLWETNERNIHVVRALLDLATADRTAPFDPAPVDLAALAVRVVAERVERAAAYDIRLDTEIEAGCEVTGSATLLRQLLLNLLDNALTHNVAGGSVQLAVHREEGVVVEVDNTGPQVDEDIVDRLFEPFYRARSRVSSDRTGHGLGLAIVQSIVTAHHGTVTATANPGGGLTARIELPPADQPQRIGPVSRL
- a CDS encoding GNAT family N-acetyltransferase, with protein sequence MDGATAVQARDAFELIYAEAFAEPPYDETADDVAAAFRRFPVQARKRAFRAALARTEGGEPIGMAYGFPLAPDTVWWDELTGPVPDDVRREDGHRTFGLMELAVRGPWRGQGVARRLHETLLDGIGAERVLLNVNPASEVASAAYRAWGYLKIGEARPRGEGADVLDVMLLGLR
- a CDS encoding EF-hand domain-containing protein is translated as MASAFQERKLRGMFAAFDADGDGYLREEDFTALVDRWSRLPGVGPGTELRVRVEALLMGWWAALLEAGDANGDGAVDMGELLSLVDRLPAMVAEVTATADTVFAAVDSNGDGRISPEEHLRLVETWNGQPADMVGVFELLDLNGDGHLSREEFALLWRQFWMSDDPAEPGNWLCGRFPW